A genome region from Trichoderma asperellum chromosome 7, complete sequence includes the following:
- a CDS encoding uncharacterized protein (TransMembrane:4 (o79-103i129-148o160-181i236-253o)), with the protein MDVVLEVTDTFIADHVYAYLFPLKAALYNFPDAAANASAKALSSWTYEPATQYIQFEPSQAAYMSSMTRDNIYRQGATLFFITWIFGIIVYFIFASLSFLFIFDKRIMNHPKYLKNQIWLEIIHTNKSMPFMAMMTAPLFLLEVRGYGKLYDVTEQGPGLWYNFFQFPLFLVFTDFLIYWIHRGLHHPSIYKGLHKPHHKWIMPTPYASHAFHPVDGFAQSIPYHIFPFIFPLQKMAYVFLFVFVNFWTIMIHDGEYLTNNPVVNGAACHSLHHSRFEVNYGQFFTAFDRLGGTYRMPEDWMFEKDIKMSEEKWNAESKAVDETVKEVEGDDDRTYGPDLKTKKNK; encoded by the exons ATGGATGTCGTGCTCGAAGTCACCGACACCTTCATCGCCGACCATGTCTACGCCTATCTCTTCCCGCTGAAGGCGGCACTCTACAACTTCCCcgacgctgctgccaatgcGTCGGCCAAGGCCCTCTCGTCGTGGACGTACGAGCCTGCGACGCAGTACATCCAGTTCGAGCCCAGTCAGGCTGCCTACATGAGCTCCATGACACGCGACAACATCTACCGCCAGGGAGCgaccctcttcttcatcacttG GATCTTCGGCATAATCGTCTACTTCATCTTTGCTTCCCTGTCCTTCTTGTTCATCTTCGACAAGCGCATCATGAACCACCCCAAGTACCTCAAGAACCAGATCTGGCTCGAGATTATCCACACCAACAAGTCCATGCCcttcatggccatgatgacgGCGCCCTTGTTCCTGCTCGAGGTCCGCGGCTACGGCAAGCTCTACGATGTCACCGAGCAGGGCCCCGGCTTGTGGTACAACTTCTTCCAGTTCCcgctcttcctcgtcttcaccGACTTCCTCATCTACTGGATTCACCGCGGCCTCCACCACCCCTCCATCTACAAGGGCCTGCACAAGCCTCACCACAAGTGGATCATGCCTACGCCCTACGCCAGCCATGCCTTCCACCCCGTCGACGGCTTCGCCCAGTCCATCCCGTATCACATCTTCCCCTTCATCTTCCCGCTGCAGAAGATGGCCtacgtcttcctcttcgtctttgtcAACTTCTGGACCATCATGATCCACGACGGCGAGTACCTCACCAACAACCCGGTCGTCAACGGCGCGGCCTGCCACTCGCTGCACCACTCTCGATTCGAGGTCAACTACGGCCAGTTCTTCACTGCCTTTGACCGCCTGGGCGGCACTTACAGAATGCCCGAGGACTGGATGTTCGAGAAGGACATCAAGATGTCCGAGGAGAAGTGGAACGCCGAGTCCAAGGCCGTTGACGAGACCGTCAAGGAGGTCGAGGGTGATGATGACAGGACCTACGGCCCTGAcctcaagaccaagaagaacaaaTAA
- a CDS encoding uncharacterized protein (BUSCO:EOG092D4HZE~EggNog:ENOG41), producing MSYLLYSVCFALFVAATALFFTRSWWLRHLHEIHLPGSDYLYSRLPSSFAGDIEAGLSSSTFDLHGNIEDGDERAGLDEESKIAILKIMKRRRMKFDQARKVYMEERFKANGIGADGRPRDPKFVSFS from the coding sequence ATGTCGTACCTCCTCTACTCCGTCTGCTTCGCCCTGTTCGTCGCCGCCACAGCGCTCTTCTTCACGCGATCCTGGTGGCTGCGTCACCTCCACGAAATCCACCTCCCGGGGTCTGACTATCTCTACTCCCGTCTGCCCTCATCCTTTGCCGGCGACATCGAAGCCGGCCTGTCGAGCAGCACATTCGACCTCCACGGAAACATCGAGGATGGAGACGAGCGCGCCGGCCTGGACGAGGAGAGCAAGATCGCCATCCTCAAGATCATGAAGCGACGGCGCATGAAGTTTGACCAGGCGCGCAAGGTCTACATGGAGGAGCGCTTCAAGGCCAACGGCATTGGGGCTGATGGCCGGCCGAGGGATCCCAAATTTGTCAGCTTCTCATGA